A genome region from Schlesneria paludicola DSM 18645 includes the following:
- a CDS encoding family 2B encapsulin nanocompartment shell protein has product MSDNLLQRSVTTAVARNLTSTTKTSPKMMSITPRWLLRLLPWVHVEGGTYRVNRTKVELSKAERIDVDFSDDVPSFSPDALRNVPLFSRLPIDISARMASRFKTEVVSLGNELIVEGSDGNKFFILAQGQVEVLSKGAHGSNLRIALLTEGEFFGESDVVSDKQSDVTIRTLTPCVLLTLSRKDLDSVLAEIPNFKSEFQRAIDSHRELRSTVNRYGERNIDLVSGFAENVEIPETFVDYSANPREYSLSAIQTIVRVHTRVSDLYNGPYNQLEEQMRLTIEGIKERQEWDLINSKKFGLLHSVDPAMRISTRYGAPTPDDLDELLAQVWKKPAFFLAHPKAIAAFERECTWRGVPPVTTLLFGTPVINWRGVPIVPCDKLEIGKSSAQTSSGGTGTTSILLLRVGEADQGVVGLHQTGIPGEIMPSLSARLMATDSLGVASYLLSLYSSCAVLTDDAVGVLENVEVAYYHDYDHRNPGGFEHGLGI; this is encoded by the coding sequence GTGTCTGATAATCTTCTGCAACGCAGCGTGACGACTGCAGTCGCCCGAAATCTGACGAGTACCACCAAGACATCACCAAAAATGATGTCGATCACGCCACGCTGGCTCTTGCGGCTTTTGCCGTGGGTCCATGTCGAAGGCGGAACCTACCGCGTCAATCGAACGAAAGTCGAACTGTCAAAGGCCGAACGGATCGACGTCGATTTTTCAGACGACGTTCCTTCGTTCTCTCCCGACGCACTACGAAACGTGCCGCTGTTTTCGCGGTTGCCGATCGATATCTCGGCACGCATGGCCAGCCGATTCAAGACGGAAGTCGTGTCATTGGGGAACGAACTGATTGTCGAGGGATCTGACGGCAATAAGTTCTTCATCCTTGCACAGGGGCAGGTCGAAGTCCTCAGCAAAGGTGCCCACGGCAGCAACCTGAGGATCGCGTTGCTCACCGAAGGTGAGTTTTTCGGCGAATCCGATGTCGTCTCTGACAAACAATCCGATGTGACCATCCGCACGTTGACCCCCTGCGTGCTGCTGACGCTTTCCCGAAAAGACCTCGACTCGGTGCTCGCGGAAATCCCGAACTTCAAATCGGAATTCCAGAGGGCGATTGACTCGCACAGGGAACTCCGATCGACAGTCAATCGCTACGGCGAACGAAACATTGATCTCGTTTCAGGCTTCGCCGAAAACGTTGAAATTCCGGAAACATTCGTCGACTATTCCGCAAACCCGCGCGAGTATTCCTTGTCTGCGATTCAGACGATAGTGCGCGTTCATACGCGAGTGTCCGACCTGTACAACGGGCCGTACAATCAACTCGAAGAACAGATGCGGCTGACGATTGAAGGGATCAAAGAACGCCAGGAATGGGACCTGATCAACAGCAAGAAGTTCGGTTTGCTTCATTCTGTCGACCCGGCGATGCGAATCAGCACCCGTTACGGTGCTCCGACCCCCGACGATTTGGACGAATTGCTGGCGCAAGTCTGGAAAAAGCCGGCCTTCTTTCTTGCCCACCCCAAAGCCATCGCGGCTTTCGAACGAGAGTGTACGTGGCGCGGAGTTCCGCCCGTGACAACCTTGCTGTTCGGGACACCTGTTATCAACTGGCGCGGTGTGCCAATCGTTCCGTGCGACAAACTGGAGATCGGAAAGAGTAGCGCTCAAACATCCAGCGGCGGAACCGGCACGACAAGCATTCTGCTGCTTCGCGTCGGTGAAGCGGATCAAGGCGTTGTCGGACTTCATCAAACCGGGATTCCCGGCGAGATCATGCCCAGCCTTTCTGCCCGCCTGATGGCAACCGACAGCTTGGGCGTCGCTTCATACCTGCTGTCATTGTACTCCTCGTGCGCCGTGTTGACAGATGACGCGGTTGGCGTCCTCGAAAATGTCGAAGTCGCATACTACCACGACTACGATCACCGCAATCCGGGCGGGTTCGAACACGGCCTCGGTATCTGA